AGCAAGTTTTTCTTTGGAGGAATAAAAAGAATGCTGGTTTTTCAGGAAAACCAGCAAACCTATTGCGTGTCGAACCAAACGCGCAAGCTGTAGAAACCATATGGACTTCCGGCGAGCTTGCCAACTCGAAAGACAATGAAGTGCAGATGGTCTCTGTCTGTCCATCCCGTTTTCCCAACTCGAGCTATCACTTGTCCTTTCTCAATACGATCACCGACCATGAGGCCAGTTTCTCGGAACGAGTTCGGAGCAAGATGGCAATACTGTGAGTGTTCACCATTGTCGTGTCGAATTGTGAGGTAATTTAATTTGTCCCTGAACTGCTCCGTTGGTCCCCACTCGGTAAAGCTGTCAACCACTTCAACGATTTGTCCTGATTCTGCTGCCAGGACTTCTGTGTCGTCGGGCACTAGAAAATCGATCGCCCACT
The genomic region above belongs to Candidatus Niyogibacteria bacterium and contains:
- a CDS encoding M23 family metallopeptidase, coding for MNSVPSTKPYKREVLDMDELRGLADNPMWDQGETEKAYRFPLPTDKDFSADASNLAKGIPEDQLYRVGQFVAAKSPNSHIGPFKWAIDFLVPDDTEVLAAESGQIVEVVDSFTEWGPTEQFRDKLNYLTIRHDNGEHSQYCHLAPNSFRETGLMVGDRIEKGQVIARVGKTGWTDRDHLHFIVFRVGKLAGSPYGFYSLRVWFDTQ